A genomic segment from Aspergillus puulaauensis MK2 DNA, chromosome 1, nearly complete sequence encodes:
- a CDS encoding PH domain-containing protein (COG:T;~EggNog:ENOG410PJYR;~InterPro:IPR001849,IPR011993;~PFAM:PF15410,PF00169): MGQKRAAPGPLVFEGSNTPAIQLPDGTVQQSFLSPIQPSAAHRNGHMNLDTFSPVNENGSFEFDRVLKSKKVNRRVKPKHVFRAFWKPAYLVLRPNLLSVYKDEEATRLRASISLSEVTAVAPIKSHRSSRQFVFAIFTSSKNYRFQALSEKDMEDWIARIRTESRLTEDEDALFALSKKNEQQEAAVLNKQRIYDTTDHSDIEYRERASSPEFARDLPSSHRTRLASPVDYSANDITSYSEWSDGPGSNTSVHSKSKPSVHDFSSSAPTIPQSTPSREAARNHETGILRDPERVVCSGYLKCLKIKGGVRHWKRLWIVLRAKSLAFYKDEQEYSAVKIIPMTQIFDAAEVDPMSRSKSFCLQIIAEEKIYRLSTPDEESLAQWLGALKSIIVARKKQGNQPAAS, translated from the exons ATGGGGCAAAAGCGCGCGGCGCCCGGCCCGCTGGTTTTCGAGGGGTCTAATACCCCCGCGATTCAGCTCCCTGATGGCACTGTGCAACAGTCCTTCCTCTCGCCGATTCAACCATCCGCTGCTCATCGTAACGGCCACATGAATTTAGATACTTTTTCTCCGGTCAACGAAAATGGAAGCTTTGAGTTTGATCGGGTCCTCAAGTCAAAGAAGGTGAACCGCCGGGTGAAGCCAAAGCAT GTGTTTAGAGCATTTTGGAAACCCGCGTATCTTGTTCTCCGGCCGAATTTGTTATCGGTCTacaaggatgaggaggcgaCCCGGCTGCGAGCGTCCATATCACTTTCCGAGGTGACTGCGGTCGCACCTATCAAATCTCACCGTTCGTCCCGACAGTTTGTTTTCGCTATATTCACTTCGTCGAAGAATTATCGTTTCCAGGCTTTGTCGGAAAAGGATATGGAAGATTGGATTGCGCGGATACGTACCGAAAGCCGTTTAactgaagacgaggatgcgcTTTTTGCTTTGTCAAAAAAGAACGAACAGCAGGAAGCTGCCGTTCTTAACAAGCAGCGGATCTATGACACCACTGACCATTCGGATATTGAATACCGGGAAAGGGCAAGCTCCCCTGAATTTGCTCGCGATCTGCCTTCTAGTCATCGAACGAGACTCGCTAGTCCTGTAGACTACTCGGCGAATGACATTACCTCATACTCTGAATGGTCAGACGGGCCTGGGAGTAACACGAGTGTCCATTCGAAGTCTAAGCCTTCGGTCCATGATTTCTCTTCGTCCGCGCCAACCATTCCGCAGTCTACTCCTTCTCGCGAAGCCGCTAGAAACCACGAGACTGGGATCCTGCGCGACCCAGAAAGGGTTGTCTGCAGTGGCTACCTGAAGTGCCTCAAGATAAAAGGGGGTGTGCGACATTGGAAACGCCTATGGATTGTACTACGAGCAAAGAGCCTGGCGTTCTATAAAGACGAACAA GAGTACTCCGCCGTCAAAATCATCCCAATGACGCAAATATTCGACGCCGCAGAGGTTGACCCCATGTCTCGCTCCAAAAGCTTCTGTCTACAGATAATCgcagaagaaaaaatatacCGACTCTCGACGCCTGATGAAGAATCTCTTGCGCAGTGGCTAGGTGCCCTGAAAAGCATAATTGTTGCGCGAAAGAAACAGGGCAACCAACCAGCAGCGTcataa